In one window of Streptomyces sp. NBC_01224 DNA:
- a CDS encoding glycoside hydrolase family 5 protein has product MRSDRSAPAVRKFFSRILPATAAAVTLVLAGTSASAAAPPSATSTVTATAMTGPQLAASWTGPLSTRGRYIVDANGNRFKLKAGNWAGAQGTWEGSGDVNDPANHQADQMSHNIPLGLDRAPMTQIMADFHELGLNSIRLPFANAMMRDTTVVPDSAVAANPQLKGKTPLQVYDAVVAALTADGFAVILNNHTTTYRFCCGLDGNERWNSGQSAEQWQQDWLFLVNRYKANKRVVGADLRNEIRRDTWDDPNWGWGDDHDTYAAFELAGTRILGADPDMLVIMEGINWYGIPLDGLNYGRPMLTPVRELSNTLISSGKLVYAAHFYGYTGPNYTGAGSGPGHTNDWPYEDFPLDKLKQLVHDEALFVTQSGQHFTAPVWISEFGAGGRGSQDTKEKTWFGNFTDILVENDTDFAIWPLVGWTGANGAPQDTWALISYDTAGKRQSLSDSGDWRSADWNKLVNASGVSGPVAQVDHWNMLNLDFRDHNVSSRMLAQGDWSPGYRKGNCPDSQRLTGLGRSDKRGLCTDANQPAKGAGAWVAVHDERYVTHGDWASGYNKLQCPDNTFAVGYSVNGNSMAGLLCAPSAAPLPLNGRNVWFDHGDNRPATGGSIESDWAPGYYKGQCTDNEYIAGVAFTWKWNNGGVPDALLCRPLS; this is encoded by the coding sequence ATGAGATCCGACAGGTCGGCTCCCGCCGTCAGAAAATTCTTCTCCCGAATCCTGCCTGCCACGGCAGCCGCGGTTACCCTCGTCCTCGCGGGAACCTCCGCTTCCGCCGCAGCGCCCCCCAGCGCCACCAGCACCGTCACCGCCACTGCGATGACCGGACCGCAGTTGGCAGCCTCCTGGACGGGACCGCTGAGTACCCGCGGGCGGTACATCGTCGACGCCAACGGCAACCGCTTCAAGCTGAAGGCCGGCAACTGGGCCGGCGCCCAGGGCACCTGGGAAGGCAGCGGCGACGTCAACGACCCCGCGAACCACCAGGCGGACCAGATGTCGCACAACATCCCGTTGGGCCTGGACCGCGCGCCGATGACGCAGATCATGGCCGACTTCCACGAGCTCGGGCTGAACAGCATCCGCCTGCCGTTCGCCAACGCGATGATGCGCGACACCACGGTCGTACCGGACTCCGCGGTCGCGGCCAACCCGCAGCTGAAAGGCAAGACCCCGCTGCAGGTGTACGACGCGGTGGTCGCGGCCCTGACCGCCGACGGGTTCGCGGTCATCCTCAACAACCACACCACCACCTACCGCTTCTGCTGCGGCCTGGACGGCAACGAGCGCTGGAACAGCGGCCAGTCCGCCGAGCAGTGGCAGCAGGACTGGCTCTTCCTGGTGAACCGCTACAAGGCGAACAAGCGTGTCGTCGGCGCCGACCTGCGCAACGAGATTCGTCGCGACACCTGGGACGACCCCAACTGGGGCTGGGGGGACGACCACGACACCTACGCGGCCTTCGAGCTGGCGGGCACGCGCATCCTGGGAGCCGACCCCGACATGCTGGTCATCATGGAGGGCATCAACTGGTACGGCATCCCACTGGACGGGCTGAACTACGGCAGGCCGATGCTGACGCCGGTCCGTGAACTCTCCAACACCCTGATCTCCTCCGGGAAGCTGGTCTACGCCGCGCACTTCTACGGCTACACCGGGCCGAACTACACGGGTGCCGGCAGCGGACCGGGGCACACCAACGACTGGCCGTACGAGGACTTCCCGCTCGACAAGCTGAAGCAACTGGTGCACGACGAGGCCCTGTTCGTCACCCAGTCCGGCCAGCACTTCACTGCCCCCGTCTGGATCAGCGAGTTCGGTGCCGGCGGCCGAGGGTCGCAGGACACCAAGGAGAAGACCTGGTTCGGCAACTTCACCGACATCCTGGTCGAGAACGACACCGACTTCGCCATCTGGCCGCTGGTCGGATGGACCGGCGCCAACGGCGCGCCGCAGGACACCTGGGCCCTGATCTCCTACGACACCGCCGGCAAACGACAGAGCCTCAGCGACTCCGGTGACTGGCGGTCCGCCGACTGGAACAAGCTGGTCAACGCCTCGGGCGTCTCCGGTCCGGTCGCACAGGTCGACCACTGGAACATGCTCAACCTCGACTTCCGCGACCACAACGTCTCCTCCCGCATGCTCGCCCAGGGCGACTGGAGCCCCGGCTACCGCAAGGGCAACTGCCCCGACAGCCAGCGCCTGACCGGCCTCGGCCGCAGCGACAAGCGCGGCCTGTGCACCGACGCGAACCAGCCCGCCAAGGGAGCCGGCGCCTGGGTGGCCGTCCATGACGAGCGCTACGTCACCCACGGTGACTGGGCCTCGGGCTACAACAAGCTCCAGTGCCCCGACAACACCTTCGCCGTCGGCTACAGCGTCAACGGCAACTCCATGGCCGGCCTGCTCTGCGCGCCGTCCGCCGCGCCGCTGCCGCTGAACGGCCGCAACGTCTGGTTCGACCACGGCGACAACCGCCCCGCCACGGGCGGCTCGATCGAAAGCGACTGGGCCCCCGGCTACTACAAGGGTCAGTGCACCGACAACGAGTACATCGCCGGCGTCGCCTTCACCTGGAAGTGGAACAACGGCGGTGTCCCCGACGCACTGCTCTGCCGTCCGCTGAGCTGA